In one window of Kiritimatiellia bacterium DNA:
- a CDS encoding Tat pathway signal sequence domain protein, translated as MRIAGLPPENAAGRLLVPWLFLAAAAATAATSTDPSDVPDRVVWPEFLARHDLVWERLPARWHEGAFTGNGRLGAMAYIRTNGWLAFDIGHSEVVDRGNRIAIGFFAMRPVGRTLAGTMRLHLWDAEMTATQTTDRGRISWTAFTCADRPVHAVAWTVEGAEAVEPILVHEPAVDARKVFRGEPLGPKDLNPPPQRDEQNTIRTLLQPFREAGGYALAWTVQPAGANGGRLLWSVVPRPDPAAAASNVAEAALAGWPTLVRDHRAWWHSWWPRHFLSIPDTRLEGFYWIQMYKLASAARSDGPAIDLMGPWFRSTPWPRFWWNLNLQLTYWPVYAANRLDVGESLVRMIDRGWSNLIANVPEPFRADSAAVGRTSDHDCRGPAGAEFGNLTWALHNVWLHYRYAGDETLLRERLYPWLRRAAAWMLHQLRPGENGRLHFPEDISPEYPDRARDTHYNLALLRWALSTLLAAHEHLRLDDPEAPRWRDTLARLAPLPVDERTGFMVGAGVPFAQSHRHFSHLLAFYPLHLYDPEDPRQRPLLERSLDHWIGLEGAHQGYSFTGAAAMSAWLGRAEAAAAFLRRFLDGFVQPNTMYLEAGPVIETPLSAAASLHEMLLQSWCMEPFGVQLRVFPAVPADWTDVVIRDMRAEGAFLVSALRRRGATRWIRIQSLAGAPCRVRTGWTGPVIARGSRPFSISTAPDEQGRPVTTVDLRAGERVLLLPAAQPPEEAELAVEPVAADPDRLNWYGSQKAPWVRATPEGVLRLDATSAALLGTRLLRERKSPAGNIGRWTDREDRILWRVRVPRAGTWNVRLRAAGPGAEVRAVFLRATGTDDATPIAVSLTAPATGDYGRFVDGPPVRLILPEAGPWTVQLEAAGDRAPAINIEHVELIPVD; from the coding sequence ATGAGAATCGCCGGTCTGCCGCCGGAGAACGCTGCGGGCCGTCTACTCGTGCCCTGGCTTTTTCTGGCAGCGGCGGCCGCCACCGCAGCGACATCCACCGACCCGTCGGATGTTCCGGACCGCGTAGTCTGGCCGGAATTTCTCGCCCGCCACGACCTCGTTTGGGAACGCCTACCCGCCCGTTGGCACGAAGGGGCGTTTACCGGCAACGGCCGTCTCGGCGCCATGGCGTATATCCGGACCAATGGCTGGCTGGCCTTCGACATCGGCCACTCCGAAGTCGTCGACCGGGGCAACCGGATCGCCATCGGTTTCTTCGCGATGCGCCCCGTCGGACGCACTCTCGCTGGCACCATGCGCCTTCACCTCTGGGACGCCGAAATGACTGCAACCCAGACGACCGACCGTGGCCGGATCTCATGGACGGCCTTCACTTGTGCCGACCGCCCCGTGCACGCCGTCGCTTGGACTGTGGAGGGCGCTGAGGCGGTGGAGCCCATCCTCGTGCACGAGCCGGCGGTGGACGCACGAAAGGTGTTCCGCGGCGAGCCGCTGGGCCCCAAGGACCTGAATCCCCCCCCGCAGCGCGACGAACAGAACACGATCCGAACCCTGCTGCAACCGTTTCGCGAGGCTGGCGGCTATGCGCTGGCATGGACCGTGCAACCGGCAGGCGCCAATGGCGGTCGGCTCCTTTGGTCTGTGGTTCCCCGCCCGGACCCGGCGGCCGCGGCGTCCAACGTCGCCGAAGCGGCGCTTGCCGGCTGGCCCACCCTGGTGCGTGACCATCGCGCGTGGTGGCACAGTTGGTGGCCGCGCCATTTTCTTTCGATCCCGGACACCCGGCTCGAGGGCTTCTATTGGATCCAGATGTACAAGCTCGCCTCCGCCGCCCGTTCCGACGGTCCGGCAATCGACCTGATGGGACCATGGTTCCGTTCGACGCCCTGGCCCCGTTTCTGGTGGAACCTGAATCTCCAGCTCACCTACTGGCCGGTCTACGCGGCCAACCGCCTGGATGTGGGTGAGTCACTGGTCCGCATGATCGATCGGGGCTGGTCGAACCTCATCGCGAACGTTCCGGAGCCGTTCCGCGCAGACTCCGCAGCGGTGGGCCGTACCTCCGATCACGACTGCCGCGGGCCCGCCGGCGCGGAGTTCGGCAACCTCACGTGGGCACTTCACAACGTCTGGCTGCACTACCGATACGCCGGCGACGAAACACTTCTGCGCGAGCGCCTCTATCCTTGGCTGCGCCGCGCCGCCGCATGGATGCTGCACCAGCTCCGACCCGGCGAGAACGGGCGCCTGCATTTCCCGGAAGACATCTCGCCGGAATACCCGGACCGTGCTCGGGATACGCACTACAACCTTGCGCTGCTGCGGTGGGCACTCTCCACGCTGCTGGCCGCGCATGAACATCTCCGTCTCGACGACCCCGAGGCACCCCGATGGCGCGACACGCTCGCGCGCCTCGCCCCCCTGCCCGTGGACGAGCGCACCGGTTTCATGGTCGGCGCCGGTGTTCCGTTCGCACAGTCGCACCGACACTTCTCGCATCTCCTCGCGTTCTACCCTCTCCACCTTTACGACCCCGAGGATCCCCGCCAGCGACCGTTGCTGGAACGTTCGCTCGACCACTGGATCGGCCTCGAGGGAGCGCACCAGGGATATTCCTTCACCGGCGCGGCGGCGATGTCGGCCTGGCTCGGCCGCGCGGAGGCGGCGGCGGCCTTTCTGCGGCGTTTCCTCGACGGTTTCGTCCAGCCGAACACAATGTACCTCGAGGCCGGCCCGGTGATCGAAACACCCCTCTCCGCCGCCGCATCGCTGCATGAGATGCTGTTGCAGTCGTGGTGCATGGAACCGTTTGGCGTGCAACTGCGCGTCTTCCCCGCAGTTCCGGCCGACTGGACCGATGTGGTGATCCGCGACATGCGCGCAGAGGGTGCGTTTCTGGTGTCTGCGTTGCGGCGCCGCGGAGCCACGCGATGGATTCGGATCCAAAGCCTGGCCGGGGCGCCCTGCCGCGTCCGCACCGGTTGGACCGGCCCGGTGATCGCGCGGGGTTCCCGGCCGTTCTCGATCTCCACCGCGCCGGATGAACAGGGCCGGCCGGTGACCACGGTGGACCTCCGGGCAGGCGAGCGCGTGTTGCTGCTTCCCGCCGCGCAGCCACCGGAAGAAGCCGAACTGGCGGTCGAGCCAGTCGCGGCCGATCCGGACCGCCTCAACTGGTACGGGTCTCAGAAGGCCCCGTGGGTCCGCGCAACACCGGAGGGCGTTTTGCGACTCGATGCGACCAGCGCAGCACTGCTGGGCACGCGGCTGCTGCGCGAACGCAAGTCCCCCGCCGGTAACATCGGCCGCTGGACCGACCGGGAGGATCGCATTCTGTGGCGCGTGCGAGTGCCGCGCGCCGGCACATGGAATGTACGGTTGCGCGCCGCCGGGCCCGGCGCAGAAGTGCGCGCCGTTTTCCTCCGCGCCACCGGCACGGATGACGCCACCCCGATCGCGGTTTCGCTGACCGCACCCGCCACTGGCGACTACGGCCGCTTCGTGGATGGCCCTCCCGTGCGCCTCATCCTTCCCGAGGCCGGCCCCTGGACGGTGCAGCTCGAAGCCGCGGGCGATCGCGCGCCCGCAATCAATATCGAACATGTGGAACTCATACCCGTGGACTGA
- a CDS encoding ABC transporter permease: protein MSTADVAMLINEPTGARSTPSAWRTGAWREMLGALIARELKGRYKGSAVGFLWAVLVPLFMAAVYVMFLRILAGQRMGIGRVLVGVFAWQYTAQCLQGGMVSVTSNANLVKKVLFPRLLLPTATVAAQLVHYGVSLAVQIVLLTALDAVAWSPRGWLALPAVIAGLTALNLGLALLLSAAHVHLRDTQHLVGVLLSAWFFVSPVMYDLDFARAFLESRPNLAPWIWLNPLTSLLTALRACLLSDVSYPWTPLSAAALGWPVVVLAVGLAVFQRAQRHFADLL from the coding sequence ATGAGCACGGCGGACGTCGCGATGCTGATCAACGAACCAACGGGTGCACGGTCGACCCCTTCTGCGTGGCGCACGGGTGCGTGGCGGGAGATGCTGGGGGCGCTGATTGCCCGCGAATTGAAGGGGCGCTACAAGGGGTCGGCGGTGGGGTTTCTGTGGGCGGTTCTGGTACCGCTGTTTATGGCGGCGGTCTACGTGATGTTCCTGCGGATCCTCGCGGGGCAACGGATGGGCATCGGCCGCGTGTTGGTGGGGGTGTTCGCCTGGCAGTATACCGCGCAGTGTCTACAGGGCGGGATGGTCTCGGTCACTTCCAACGCGAACCTCGTGAAAAAGGTGCTGTTCCCCCGCCTGCTTCTGCCTACTGCGACGGTCGCCGCCCAGCTGGTCCACTACGGCGTGAGTCTGGCGGTGCAGATCGTCCTGCTAACGGCGCTGGACGCGGTCGCTTGGAGCCCGCGCGGCTGGCTCGCGCTCCCCGCGGTGATCGCGGGGCTCACCGCGCTCAACCTGGGACTGGCGCTGCTGCTGTCCGCCGCGCATGTGCACCTGCGCGACACCCAGCATCTGGTTGGCGTGCTGTTGAGCGCATGGTTCTTCGTGAGCCCCGTGATGTACGACCTCGACTTCGCGCGCGCATTTCTGGAGTCCCGACCGAACCTTGCGCCGTGGATCTGGCTGAATCCGCTGACTTCGCTGCTGACCGCGTTGCGCGCGTGTCTGCTGAGCGACGTCAGTTACCCGTGGACACCGCTCTCCGCGGCCGCGCTCGGCTGGCCGGTAGTGGTGCTGGCCGTGGGGCTGGCCGTGTTTCAGCGGGCGCAGAGACACTTCGCAGATCTGCTGTAG
- a CDS encoding ABC transporter ATP-binding protein, with amino-acid sequence MSDDAPAAPAIEARGLGKRYRVRGIGPPTLFGRLRDALQGRAAPEFWALRDATFAVPRGRTVGVIGPNGAGKSSLLGLVAGTITPTAGRVVVRGRICSLLELGAGFHPDLTGLENIRLNAALLGIPREELRRRTDRIVEFSGLGRFIGEPVRHYSSGMYVRLAFAVAAEAEPDILLVDEVLAVGDVAFQLKCLDRIRRFQREGRTLLFVSHALQTVEEFCDEVWLLHRGRIVAQGEPAPTILRYIREFMGEGGPVFTQEFGTREAELADVVLEDERGASTAVFETGRRMSVRIRWRAARRIERPVFGYSIKTANGLYLCGSNTQIAGVEIPAIEGEGDIRLTFDPLRLMEGHYLLSLSLHSWDHSRQYHRREDWYPFAVRNRTGALGLVELDGRWSFGEGKGSSAQPPDAPRAANA; translated from the coding sequence ATGAGCGACGATGCTCCAGCCGCGCCGGCGATCGAGGCCCGAGGCCTGGGTAAGCGATATCGCGTTCGCGGCATCGGACCTCCGACGCTGTTTGGCCGCCTGCGTGACGCGCTGCAGGGCCGCGCCGCGCCGGAATTCTGGGCGCTGCGCGATGCGACGTTCGCGGTGCCGCGCGGGCGCACCGTGGGTGTGATCGGACCCAACGGCGCCGGCAAGAGCTCGTTGTTGGGGTTGGTGGCGGGCACGATCACGCCAACGGCGGGACGCGTCGTTGTTCGCGGCCGCATCTGTTCGCTGCTCGAACTGGGCGCCGGGTTTCATCCGGATCTGACCGGGTTGGAGAACATACGCCTGAACGCCGCACTGCTGGGCATTCCGCGTGAGGAGCTACGGCGGCGAACCGATCGCATCGTCGAGTTCTCCGGTTTGGGGCGGTTCATCGGCGAGCCGGTGCGGCACTACTCCAGCGGCATGTACGTGCGGCTCGCATTCGCGGTCGCGGCGGAGGCGGAGCCGGATATCCTGCTGGTGGATGAGGTGCTGGCGGTCGGGGACGTCGCGTTCCAACTCAAGTGCCTCGACCGCATCCGCCGTTTTCAGCGGGAGGGACGCACGCTGCTGTTCGTTTCCCACGCGCTGCAGACGGTGGAAGAATTTTGCGACGAGGTGTGGCTGCTGCACCGTGGCCGGATCGTTGCGCAGGGCGAGCCCGCACCAACGATCCTCCGTTACATTCGGGAGTTCATGGGCGAGGGCGGCCCAGTGTTTACGCAGGAGTTCGGCACGCGAGAGGCGGAGCTGGCCGACGTGGTGCTGGAGGACGAGCGCGGCGCGTCGACCGCGGTTTTCGAGACGGGGCGCCGGATGAGCGTGCGGATCCGCTGGCGGGCGGCACGGCGGATTGAGCGACCGGTCTTCGGCTATTCCATCAAGACCGCGAACGGCCTTTACCTATGCGGCAGCAACACGCAGATCGCCGGAGTGGAGATTCCGGCGATCGAAGGGGAGGGAGACATCCGGTTGACGTTCGATCCCCTGCGGCTGATGGAGGGGCACTATCTGCTTTCACTCTCGCTCCATTCCTGGGACCACAGCCGCCAGTACCACCGCCGTGAGGACTGGTATCCCTTTGCGGTGCGCAACCGCACTGGAGCGCTGGGGTTGGTCGAGCTGGACGGGCGCTGGTCGTTTGGAGAAGGGAAGGGCAGTTCGGCTCAGCCCCCCGACGCGCCGCGGGCCGCGAACGCCTGA
- a CDS encoding class I SAM-dependent methyltransferase encodes MIAILRSLQQMVFRYYHESGDRSYDWAGQKVGALRPQRLLDVGCGDGQRLLRYLTEKPSQWFGVERHPTLAAKAREVGIKVLEFDLNGRWPLPDAFFEVIHAAQVIEHLHNTRLFVEEMRRVLVPGGWAILTSENLTSWLNLAAMILGYTPFSLQQTCGWYLGNPMGLHAGEEIAVDLNVLQPDDPAFSGVSGHVRVLGVRQARELFIRSGFAKVEVRTIGLLPLPVFVGRRLERWIPQRGHWLLIAAQAPSG; translated from the coding sequence ATGATCGCGATTCTTCGATCGCTTCAGCAAATGGTGTTCCGCTATTACCACGAGAGCGGGGACAGGTCCTACGATTGGGCTGGACAGAAAGTTGGAGCGCTCCGTCCACAGCGCCTCCTCGATGTGGGTTGTGGTGATGGACAGAGGCTATTGCGCTACTTGACTGAAAAGCCCAGCCAATGGTTCGGGGTCGAGCGGCATCCCACGCTTGCGGCTAAAGCGCGTGAAGTAGGAATCAAGGTTTTGGAATTTGACCTCAATGGCCGGTGGCCACTGCCGGATGCGTTTTTCGAGGTGATCCACGCGGCACAAGTGATCGAACATCTTCACAATACTCGTCTGTTTGTGGAGGAGATGCGGCGAGTACTTGTGCCGGGCGGCTGGGCCATCCTGACGAGTGAAAATCTGACCAGCTGGCTGAATTTGGCAGCGATGATCTTGGGGTACACGCCATTCTCGCTCCAGCAAACGTGTGGTTGGTATCTGGGTAACCCCATGGGGCTACATGCGGGCGAGGAAATCGCCGTCGACTTGAATGTTTTACAACCGGACGATCCGGCGTTCAGTGGTGTATCGGGTCACGTTCGTGTGCTGGGCGTCCGACAAGCGAGAGAACTGTTTATTCGAAGCGGGTTTGCGAAGGTCGAAGTGAGGACGATCGGCTTGCTGCCTCTTCCTGTGTTCGTGGGTCGCCGCCTTGAGCGATGGATCCCGCAGAGGGGACATTGGTTGTTGATCGCGGCGCAGGCTCCGTCCGGCTGA
- a CDS encoding DUF4832 domain-containing protein, whose protein sequence is MKSSLTDRWTTSPKPPPPVCRAICRLVLATVAVPLGASAADAVVVRPTEIPDLLPNPHMGWQTFHRTARSDRALPPWIPSTVAYTRWGWGELEPEPGRLNAELLDRQLAECRAAGQTLAFRVMCCSTTPRQPYHPKWLEAAGGRVIAADYNGQEPLPIPDFDDPRTLELHLDFLRRLGERYDGHPDLEHVDLGSIGWWGEWHLSGSRRARLPSLDVRRRVVSAYLAAFRRTPLLMLVGGRECLREALERGTGWRADCLGDMGGFSKNWCHMRRGYPVWLREAGALEAWRRAPVAWETCWDIRRWVHEGWSLRYIFNYALACHGSFVNNKSAPLPESPEVRAEIERFLRRLGYRFVLRELRHPASARPGDLFRIVTVWQNVGSAPCYRPYRLAWRLTATDGRQLVFPGQTTVERWMPGDVPVFDEAFLHSPPDLPPGPPTLATDELRLPPDLPAGQYGVALAIVPPDSLRPAIRIAIKGRADDGWYPLTAFEVRP, encoded by the coding sequence ATGAAGTCCTCCCTCACGGATCGTTGGACCACGTCCCCGAAGCCCCCGCCGCCAGTCTGCCGAGCCATCTGCCGCCTCGTGCTAGCGACCGTCGCCGTCCCCCTCGGCGCCAGCGCCGCCGACGCCGTGGTGGTGCGCCCCACTGAGATCCCCGACCTGCTGCCCAACCCGCACATGGGCTGGCAAACCTTCCACCGAACGGCGCGCAGCGACCGCGCCTTGCCGCCGTGGATTCCCTCCACCGTCGCGTATACGCGCTGGGGATGGGGTGAGCTGGAGCCAGAGCCGGGACGCTTGAACGCGGAGTTGCTCGACCGCCAGCTCGCCGAATGCCGGGCTGCGGGTCAGACGCTCGCGTTTCGCGTGATGTGCTGCTCGACCACGCCCCGTCAGCCCTACCACCCGAAATGGCTCGAGGCGGCCGGCGGGCGGGTGATCGCGGCGGATTACAACGGACAGGAACCGCTGCCCATCCCCGACTTTGACGATCCACGAACCCTGGAGCTCCATCTCGATTTTTTGCGGCGGCTCGGAGAACGCTACGACGGCCACCCCGATCTCGAGCACGTGGACCTGGGCTCGATCGGCTGGTGGGGCGAATGGCATTTGAGCGGCAGCCGCCGCGCCCGCTTACCCTCCCTCGATGTTCGCCGTCGCGTGGTCAGCGCCTACCTCGCCGCGTTCCGCCGCACGCCGCTCCTGATGCTGGTGGGCGGTCGCGAATGCCTCCGCGAGGCCCTCGAGCGCGGCACCGGTTGGCGTGCGGACTGCCTCGGTGACATGGGCGGATTTTCAAAGAACTGGTGCCACATGCGCCGAGGGTATCCGGTGTGGCTGCGCGAAGCCGGCGCGCTCGAGGCCTGGCGACGCGCGCCGGTGGCGTGGGAAACCTGCTGGGACATCCGCCGATGGGTGCACGAAGGATGGTCGCTACGGTACATCTTCAACTACGCGCTCGCCTGCCATGGCTCCTTCGTCAACAACAAATCTGCGCCGCTGCCGGAAAGCCCCGAGGTGCGCGCTGAGATCGAGCGGTTTCTGCGGCGGCTCGGCTACCGGTTCGTCCTCCGCGAGCTCCGTCACCCCGCCAGTGCCCGTCCGGGCGACCTCTTCCGGATCGTCACCGTCTGGCAGAACGTCGGCTCGGCCCCGTGCTATCGCCCCTACCGGCTCGCGTGGCGCCTCACCGCCACCGACGGGCGGCAACTGGTATTTCCCGGCCAGACCACGGTGGAGCGTTGGATGCCTGGCGATGTCCCTGTGTTCGACGAGGCATTCCTCCACTCGCCACCCGACCTTCCGCCCGGACCGCCGACCCTCGCGACCGACGAGTTGCGCCTTCCGCCGGACCTGCCCGCCGGGCAGTACGGGGTTGCGCTGGCAATCGTTCCGCCCGACTCGCTACGACCCGCCATCCGCATCGCGATCAAGGGACGTGCCGACGACGGCTGGTATCCCTTAACCGCGTTCGAGGTCCGCCCGTAA
- a CDS encoding cell surface protein, with protein sequence MHGVRGMIAAITAGSIACAAAGPVSPLAIAVSPDGSNVWVAGATGRCVAHVDLVAGQVRAVWPLPAEPAALVVSKDGARLWVAGGTGTGQVWVVETADGRLLHDWPAGHSPVALAIAPDGAQLYVCDRFGGVVRAIQTSDGTQIGQVSMPREPIACALTPDGSRLVVVNHLPAVPATAEVVALDVVILSAADLKVLATVRLPNGCSVGRGVALSPDGRFAYVTSILGRFTLPTTQLDRGWMMTAALSVVDVAAGRLVNTVLLDEIDHGAANPWGVAVSADGRWLVVAHSGTHELSVIDRAALHDRLDRVARGEAVTPVSSTPAQVPNDLAFLVDIRERVRLPGNSPRGVAVVGDRACAAMYFTDSLAVVPLAGPPRRPSEIRLGSSESPMSIVRRGEMLFHDAALCFQEWQSCASCHPDGRVDGLNWDLLNDGMGNPKQTKSLVLAHQTPPAMLSGVRATAEIAVRSGIRFIQFAVRPEEEAQAMDEYLKALAPVNSPHRAPDGSLTDAARRGEAVFRKAGCEECHPPPLYTTLKSYDVGTGVGPDANKPLDTPTLREVWRTAPYLDDGRAATLRDVVTTFNKDDRHGETSKLTPAEIDDLVQYLLSL encoded by the coding sequence ATGCACGGAGTGCGTGGGATGATTGCGGCGATCACAGCCGGCTCGATCGCGTGCGCGGCGGCCGGGCCCGTGTCGCCGCTGGCGATCGCGGTTTCACCCGACGGTTCGAACGTTTGGGTGGCAGGAGCCACCGGCCGGTGCGTGGCCCATGTGGACCTCGTCGCCGGCCAGGTCCGCGCGGTGTGGCCGCTGCCGGCGGAGCCGGCGGCGCTCGTTGTTTCGAAAGACGGCGCCCGGCTGTGGGTGGCTGGCGGCACCGGAACCGGCCAAGTGTGGGTGGTCGAGACGGCTGACGGGCGGCTGCTGCACGACTGGCCAGCCGGCCACTCGCCGGTGGCGCTGGCGATCGCCCCGGATGGCGCGCAGCTGTATGTGTGCGACCGGTTCGGCGGTGTGGTGCGCGCGATCCAAACCTCCGACGGCACCCAGATCGGACAAGTGTCGATGCCGCGCGAGCCGATCGCCTGCGCGTTGACGCCGGATGGCTCGCGGTTGGTGGTGGTCAATCATCTGCCCGCCGTGCCGGCCACCGCGGAGGTCGTCGCGCTGGATGTGGTGATTCTCTCGGCGGCCGACCTGAAGGTCCTCGCGACGGTCCGGCTGCCGAACGGCTGCAGCGTTGGGCGGGGCGTCGCGCTCTCGCCCGACGGGCGTTTCGCCTATGTCACTTCGATTCTCGGTCGGTTCACGCTTCCCACCACGCAGCTGGACCGGGGTTGGATGATGACGGCCGCGCTCAGTGTCGTGGACGTGGCCGCCGGCCGTCTCGTCAACACGGTGCTGCTCGACGAGATTGATCACGGCGCCGCGAATCCCTGGGGTGTGGCCGTCTCTGCCGACGGGCGCTGGCTGGTGGTGGCACATTCCGGCACGCACGAGCTCAGCGTGATTGACCGGGCGGCGCTGCACGATCGTCTCGATCGCGTTGCGCGCGGAGAGGCGGTCACGCCGGTGAGTTCGACGCCGGCACAGGTGCCGAACGATCTGGCGTTTTTGGTGGACATTCGCGAACGCGTTCGACTCCCCGGCAACTCGCCGCGGGGTGTCGCGGTGGTCGGCGACCGAGCCTGTGCGGCGATGTATTTCACCGATTCGCTGGCGGTGGTTCCTCTGGCCGGCCCGCCGCGCCGGCCGTCGGAAATTCGATTGGGCTCCTCCGAGTCGCCGATGTCGATCGTGCGGCGCGGGGAGATGCTCTTCCACGATGCCGCGCTCTGTTTTCAGGAGTGGCAGAGCTGCGCGAGCTGCCACCCCGACGGTCGGGTGGACGGGCTGAACTGGGATCTGCTGAACGACGGGATGGGCAATCCCAAACAGACCAAGAGCCTAGTGCTGGCGCACCAGACGCCGCCGGCAATGCTCAGCGGCGTGCGCGCGACCGCCGAGATCGCGGTGCGTTCCGGGATCCGGTTCATTCAGTTTGCGGTGCGGCCGGAGGAGGAAGCGCAGGCGATGGACGAGTACCTGAAGGCGCTGGCGCCGGTCAACAGTCCGCATCGCGCACCGGACGGCTCGCTGACCGATGCGGCGCGTCGGGGCGAGGCGGTCTTCCGCAAGGCCGGTTGCGAGGAGTGTCATCCGCCGCCTTTGTATACGACATTGAAGAGCTATGACGTCGGCACCGGTGTCGGACCGGATGCGAACAAGCCGCTGGACACGCCAACGCTGCGCGAGGTGTGGCGGACCGCACCGTATCTGGATGACGGTCGGGCGGCGACACTGCGCGATGTGGTGACGACGTTCAACAAGGACGACCGGCACGGCGAAACATCGAAGCTGACACCGGCCGAGATTGACGATCTGGTGCAGTATTTGTTGTCGCTGTAA